One part of the Gemmatimonadaceae bacterium genome encodes these proteins:
- the rsmB gene encoding 16S rRNA (cytosine(967)-C(5))-methyltransferase RsmB — MSSVTDARAAAAEIAADMRRGDLLDLAFERRAGGLEARDRRWTQELVYGMLRRRGVIDAWLGNRVRGGLVRLDADVADLLRLGAYQILSMGSVPAYAGIAQTVEQVKRRHGIGASKLANAVLRRLDRERQQLDGELLGMAGDPVDILATRLSHPRWLVARWIARWGEAETMQLLAANNAEAPIVVRPWGIVREQLEAMFDTAGISHVEAPLVGDGLQLTSPVALAELGAWRQGMFFVQDPAATLVSRYAAIAPGSTVLDACAAPGGKALELSRHAGRVIAADKSEARLARVRQNLARLDVRNVFPAVADAREAPVAPVDAVLVDAPCTGTGTFRRHPDARWRLKVSDLAVSASAQRQILRACADVVRPGGLLIYSTCSLEPEENDQQVEQFLRDQPEFTLEPPPPGAVPSVVLDAGRLRVLPQRHGVDGAFAARLRRQESRSA, encoded by the coding sequence ATGTCCTCCGTTACCGACGCACGGGCGGCTGCAGCCGAGATCGCCGCCGACATGCGAAGGGGGGACCTGCTGGACCTCGCCTTCGAGCGCCGCGCGGGCGGGCTCGAAGCGCGCGACCGCCGGTGGACGCAGGAACTCGTGTACGGCATGCTCAGGCGGCGTGGTGTGATCGACGCGTGGCTCGGGAACCGGGTGCGGGGCGGGCTCGTGCGCCTCGACGCGGACGTCGCCGACCTCCTGCGACTCGGCGCCTACCAGATCCTCAGCATGGGTTCGGTGCCCGCGTACGCGGGAATCGCCCAGACCGTGGAACAGGTGAAGCGTCGGCACGGCATCGGCGCCAGCAAGCTCGCCAATGCCGTCCTCCGCCGCCTCGACCGCGAACGCCAACAGCTCGATGGCGAGCTGCTGGGCATGGCAGGTGACCCGGTGGACATCCTCGCGACCCGCCTCTCACACCCGCGATGGCTGGTCGCGCGGTGGATCGCGCGATGGGGCGAGGCCGAAACAATGCAGCTGCTCGCGGCAAACAACGCCGAGGCGCCGATCGTCGTGCGACCCTGGGGGATCGTTCGGGAGCAGCTCGAAGCCATGTTCGACACGGCTGGGATCTCGCACGTCGAAGCGCCACTCGTGGGCGATGGCCTCCAGCTGACGTCGCCCGTTGCGCTCGCCGAACTCGGCGCCTGGCGGCAGGGCATGTTCTTCGTGCAGGATCCGGCGGCGACGTTGGTCTCTCGTTATGCGGCGATTGCACCGGGGAGCACCGTGCTCGACGCCTGTGCCGCGCCGGGAGGCAAGGCCCTGGAACTCTCGCGCCACGCCGGGCGCGTGATTGCGGCCGACAAGTCCGAGGCGCGACTCGCTCGCGTCCGGCAGAACCTCGCTCGGCTCGATGTCCGCAACGTGTTTCCCGCCGTGGCGGATGCTCGCGAAGCGCCGGTCGCACCGGTCGACGCCGTGCTGGTCGACGCCCCCTGCACCGGCACCGGCACCTTTCGTCGCCACCCGGACGCGCGCTGGCGTCTCAAGGTGAGCGACCTCGCCGTCTCGGCGAGTGCGCAGCGTCAGATCCTGCGGGCCTGCGCGGACGTAGTACGCCCGGGTGGCCTGTTGATCTACAGCACCTGCTCCCTGGAGCCGGAAGAGAACGACCAGCAGGTCGAGCAGTTCCTTCGGGATCAGCCTGAGTTCACCCTGGAACCTCCGCCGCCGGGTGCAGTCCCCTCGGTGGTCCTGGATGCGGGCCGCCTGCGTGTGCTCCCGCAGCGCCACGGCGTCGACGGCGCCTTTGCCGCGCGACTGCGCCGACAGGAGTCGCGCTCGGCATGA